In Chlamydiales bacterium STE3, the sequence TTACGCCATATTTACGCACGAGACTAGGGCGTGTCGTCAACTAAGCCGTATTACTGAGGCTGCTAAATAAATTGCAGATAAAAAATTCCTAGCAGTCTTGTCATAACGAGTGGCAATTCCTCAATATTGTTTTAGCTTAGCAAAAAAAATCTCTATCAGATGTCTCGTTTATATAAATGCTTATCATAAGCCCCAGGTGATTTAGCATTATTTTTTGATGGAATTACCATTCCTTTACCTGCTATTTCCAAAGGGAGAATGACTCGTTCTTCAGCACTAAAAGCCTTATCAGCAATCACCATCTCTGCTTGAATTTCAGGAAGTAATAGATCTGCTCCATCTAAATCATGAGTCTGGCCTTGGAGTTAAAGCAAAGCTGGTTGGATTACCTAAAGCATCTGTCGTAGCGTGAATTTTTGTACTTAATCCTCCTTTGCTTTTTCCAATAGCTTGGTCCTCGGCTTCCTCTTTTTATTGCTCCAGCACTATGTCGGTGTGCTCACACTATTGTAGAATCAATCATGCTATACTCATTGTCAGCATCAGTAGCTAAATATTTAAATACCTTTTCCCAAACACCGCGTGTCTGCTCCATCTTCGATGAATATTTTTCCAACCTCCAAATCGCTCTGGCAAATCCCTCCAAGGTATGCCAACTCGATATCTGTAAAGAACTGCTTCAACAAATAATCGATTATCTTTGACAATAGATCCTACAGTACTACGGCGCCCTGGCAACAAATCCTTGATTCGTTCCCATTGATCATCTTGCAACGCATATCGCTTCATAAGCTAACTTCTTGAGTTGGTTAGATTACTCAATATCAAGGTATTTTAATCGAGCAATTAATTGACGACACGTCCTAGATAAAACCTTATTAGAGACTTCTGCCTACTTACCCTATTTTTTACCATTTGTATCTACCAACTGAGTTCTGGCTAACCCGTTTAATGAACACCCTGTTGGCTGACTAGCATCAAGCGCTTTTCACAAAAACTAGCATGTTTTTGTGAAATTTATGGTTTTCTTATTGATGATTTCACAAAAACATGCTAGTTTTTGTGAAAAACAGAGACTACTCAAAATGCGTCATAGTGTAGAAACACTAATAAAAAACAGAATCACCGAGCACGGTCCTGGTTGGTGCTTTACGCCAATGCATTTTTCAGACCTAGGAAGTGATGCCTCTGTTAGGAAAGCATTATCACAACTTGAAAAACAAAAATTCATACGAAGACTTGCACGAGGTCTCTATGACTATCCCAAAAAACACGATATATTGGGGGTTATTCCTCCCGATTTAAATGAAGTGGCAAAGGCGATTGCAGAAAAAGATGGAGTGCTAATTCAACCTGCAGGAGCCCATGCAGCGAATTTAGTCGGCCTTTCTACGCAAGTTCCTGGTCGAATTATATTTCTAACTGAAGCTGCTCCCAAAAAAGTCAAAATTGGTAATCAAGAAATAACTTTCAAAAAAACGACAAAGAAAAACATGCTTTCTTCTGGAACTAAGGAAGGTCTATTAATCCAAGCTTTGAAAAATTTAGGAAAAGATCATATCGATCAAAGAGCACGCATACAAATTTCAAAATTCCTCAAAGACTCACCTAAAGAAGAACTTAAAAAGAATATGAAATTCGCTCCAGCCTGGATACGAACTCTTGTCTTTGAAATAGTGGGGCTTAGACCATGAATGAAATCTATCTTTTAGCTCAAGATGAGCGAGAACTTTTCTTTCGAACAGCTGCTGATATCCAAAACATGCCTTTTGAGATTATCGAAAAAGACTTTTGGGTGGTATGGATTTTGGGAAGGTTGTTTTCATTAGAAAAAGTGAAATCCTATCTTACCTTTAAAGGAGGGACTTCCCTTTCAAAAGTATACAGATTGATCGATCGTTTTTCCGAAGACATTGATCTTTCCATTGAGCGGGACTTTTTTGGTTTTGGGACTCCCCACAACCCCGAAAATGCACCTTCCAAGAAAAAACAAAATCTCATCATTGAAAATCTTTCACAAGCTTGCACAAACTATGTACAAAATGAATTGTTAAGTGAGCTAACAAATGCGATTGGTGCACAACTTGGAACCAATAAAGGATGGCGACTCCATGCTGATTCGGATGATCCTGATTCCAAAACGTTATTATTTGAATATCAAAGCAAAAAATCAAATGCTGACTACATCCGACCTATTGTGAAAATAGAGATTGGTGCAAGATCAGAACATTGGCCTATAAGTGACCATACCATTCATAGTTATACCAAAGAAGCCTTAAAAGAGAGAGTCCATGAGCCGGAAACGAAAGTTCGTGTACTGAATGCCGAAAGAACTTTTTGGGAGAAAGCAACTATCCTGCACCAATATGCTCATTTACCTGAAGATAAAAGAATTCCTCCACGCATTTCCAGGCACTTTTACGATTTTTTCCGATTATTAAATTCTCCGACAAAGAAAAAAGCCCTTGAGGAATCAGCCTTACTTGAAATAGTAGCCAACCACAAAAGCATTTATTTTGCATCAGGTTGGGCAAACTATGGTACTGCCAGAAAGGGAACCTTGAAACTTGTCCCATCACCTCGTGTTTTGAAAGAACTCCAAAAAGATTACTCGTTGATGGAATCCATGCTTTTTAGGGAGGTCCCTGCATGGGAATTGATATTAAAAACAGTCGGAGAATTCGAAAATGAATTTAATAATTTCCATTCAAATTATTAAAAATTGTTTAGTAAAAAGTTTGGTAAGCTACACAAAACAAGAATTTTAAACTCTCTGCAAGGTTAAAAGGAATAGTACATGAGATCAGAAGGAAAAAAGCAATTATGACAGGGGCTAACCGAAGCATAGGAGAAGCAATTGCTTTATTCTTTGCTGAAGAAAGAGAGTAGACATAAATAAGTAATACTGTAGAAAAAGTGGTTTGCCATTGCTGGCTATTTTCGGGTTTTCTTCTTTGTCTACACCCAGGGGAAACTTATGAGTATAGCATGTCCTTCGTACAATTCAATAACGATTAAGAACAATGGACATATTCATAGGCAAAAACAAAACCATCACTGCCATTAATATAGCAGGCAATTTGTTCTTAATCCCGAAAAAAAGTCTATTCCAGAAGAAAAAAGAGTAAAATTAGATTAGCGAAAGCCTCCTGCTATAACGAGCGTTTCACTAGTTATCCATGCGGAATCATCGGAAGCAAAAAACACTGCAGCTTTAGTTATATCTGTAGGCAGACCAATTCTTCCAAGAGGAGTCCTTGCTTCAACTTTTTTGCGGAGTTCGCTCTCAATAATTCCTGAAGATTGCGTTCCTTCTGTTTCTATGATCCCAGGATTGATAGCGTTTACTCGAATTTTTCTTGAGCCTAGTTCACATCCTAAAGATTTTGTGATCGAATCAACTGCTGCCTTCGTAGCGCTATAAACAGTAGCATAAGGCGCCCAAGACTTGCTCGCAAGAGAACTGATATTGACAATGCTTCCTCCTGCTTGATTAAAATACTTAACGGCTGTCTGGCAAGCGAGCAATAATCCTAATACGTTTAAATCAAAATGCTTATGAAAATGTTCAACCGTTATCGCTTCTAAGGGCGCAAATTCGTAGAAACCTGCATTGTTAATGAGAATATCGAGTTTCCCAAAAGCCTTTTCTGCTTCAAGAAAAAGGTGATCTATATCTTTTTGATTCCTCATATTGGCCTGAATAGCAATTGATCTGCCGCCTTTACGTTCAATAGATTGCACAACAGCGTCTGCTTCCTCCTTGCTTGTAGAGTAATTTACCACAACAGAGGCTCCCTCTTCGGCTAATTCCTCGGCAATAGAAGCTCCAATTCCTTTCGATCCTCCCGTTACTATCGCTACTTTACCTATTAATTTTTTTGGCATAGTCCCCCCCTTTAGCTAATTCCTTCTTTTAACCACTGAATTTCTGATTCAAGATGAGCGAGCCCATATTTTAGGGCTTTGAGACGGATCGCTTTACGTGACGAATCAGTTAAGCTCTCTAGTCTTTCTTCTATTTTTTTGTACTCCTCATGAGTTTCCTCAATTTTTTCCAACCTCTCCTGAAATAGCCGCAGCATTTCCTCCTTATCTGTAACGAAAAAGAGCTTGAGAAGAAACTCATTACGTTGGGTTTCCAATCCCGTCGGGCTTTCAAACCATCTTTTAAATTCCGCTCGACCTAATTCGGTAATGGAAAAGACCTCTTTCTTTTTCTTGCCAATATAAACAATTTTAGACAGAGCTTTTCCTTCCTCTGCCAAAAGCTTTAGCATTGGATAAATCGTCGAATCAGATTCTCGCCAGAAATACACTGTTGACCTCCCCATAAGAGATTTGATCTCATATCCCGAGCAGGGTCCATCAAGAAGCATTCCCAAAATTGCATATCTTGTTTTATTGACTGATCTCATAAAAATACCCAGTTTTTGGGTATTTTATCCCATAAAATGTTTTTTGCAAAGGGCATTCGCTGCGATTGCCAAAAAATTATGAATTAATGATGTTCTTATTCATGTTCTTGAAGATGAGGGATTGGATCGTTTCAATAATTGAAAATTTTGGTTGTATTTCTTCAACTCCCTTCAATTTTAAGGCTTCATTTTTTCGAAAATTTCAGATGCGCAGAGTTTAATTACATCCTATTTATGCAATGAGCCTTGGAAAAAGCCAGCCTAAAAATGCTTGGGTTTATTTGAATTTACTGCTCTTTATTTCTTAGATATTAGTGATCTCTGTGATTGATACAGGAATAATGTCACCCGTCTAATCTCGCGTTGCAGTGAATGCAAGGAATTAGCCAACAGTTTTTTGAGTGATTACATTTTCTTTAAATTTATTTTATGTTATGCCTTTTTACAAAAAGATGCTATTTTCGATCAAATGGGAGGCACTCAAATACACCCAAATTGTGAAGTCGTACTGAAATCCAAGATTATTAGTCATGGTCAAAGTGTGAAAAAATTGTACAAAAATACTATGGAGATATTTATGTCTGTGACAGAAATTATTGAAGAATATTACAAAGCAGTTGGAAATAAAAATTTTGAGAAGATAGAGAAACAACTTCATCCAGATGTCGAGTTTATTGCTCCTCTTGCACAAATGAAAGGGAAGGAAGCGGTCCTTGAGTTTACAAAAAAATTTACGACTCTTTTTAAAACTCTAAACATTCGAGCTAAGTTTGGTGCGAACAATCAAGCTATGGCCGTATATGATGTAGATTTTCCGGAACCTATTGGGATTTTTTCTAGCTCGGTGCTCATGACTGTTGAAAATGGACTCATTAAAAAAATAGAGCTTTTTTATGACGCTCGCCCTTTTGATAAAAGATGAAGTTTTCTCTTCAAAAAACTAGAAAAGATTATTTAAATGCAAAAAAATTGGGTGAGTAGCTTCTGAATAAGCAGTTAAGGTGTAACGGTTCTCAATCCAATTGCGTTAGATTAAGTATTATCTATTAACAATTACCATTATTTGATTAAGCCAGTCATACACGTTAGCTTTATGCCTTTGACGTTCATATCCCCATGCGTCATTGACACTTTCTCGCTTGGCTGCAGGTGAGTTTAGCAAAAAGTTTTGCACGAAATTTATGTACGCCCACTCCTCTTTAGGAGCCACTGGCATTTCTTTACGTTTTTGGTCTTCCTCTTGCCACATCTTGGCAAATTCTTGGTAAGTTGGTGGTTTGCCTTCCCTCCAACGCTCATTTAACCAATCAATACCAAACGCAGTAAAATGAAAATGTTTGTCAATCAATCGCTTGAAAAACAGTCTAGTTTTTAAGTCGTTTTCATAAGCGCCTTTTAATATTAATTCATTTTCACCTAATGAATAAGTCTTTCCTCGCTTGGAGCATGATTTCTCTGAAAACTTAGGAATTGTCAA encodes:
- a CDS encoding SnoaL-like domain protein (Product derived from UniProtKB/Trembl:A0A023DYX0), yielding MSVTEIIEEYYKAVGNKNFEKIEKQLHPDVEFIAPLAQMKGKEAVLEFTKKFTTLFKTLNIRAKFGANNQAMAVYDVDFPEPIGIFSSSVLMTVENGLIKKIELFYDARPFDKR
- a CDS encoding Negative transcription regulator padR (Product derived from UniProtKB/Trembl:F8L9F7;Gene name derived from UniProtKB/Trembl:F8L9F7) — protein: MRSVNKTRYAILGMLLDGPCSGYEIKSLMGRSTVYFWRESDSTIYPMLKLLAEEGKALSKIVYIGKKKKEVFSITELGRAEFKRWFESPTGLETQRNEFLLKLFFVTDKEEMLRLFQERLEKIEETHEEYKKIEERLESLTDSSRKAIRLKALKYGLAHLESEIQWLKEGIS
- a CDS encoding hypothetical protein (Product derived from UniProtKB/Trembl:Q6MDY5), coding for MVFLLMISQKHASFCEKQRLLKMRHSVETLIKNRITEHGPGWCFTPMHFSDLGSDASVRKALSQLEKQKFIRRLARGLYDYPKKHDILGVIPPDLNEVAKAIAEKDGVLIQPAGAHAANLVGLSTQVPGRIIFLTEAAPKKVKIGNQEITFKKTTKKNMLSSGTKEGLLIQALKNLGKDHIDQRARIQISKFLKDSPKEELKKNMKFAPAWIRTLVFEIVGLRP
- a CDS encoding Uncharacterized protein (Product derived from UniProtKB/Trembl:D1RBS9), which gives rise to MNEIYLLAQDERELFFRTAADIQNMPFEIIEKDFWVVWILGRLFSLEKVKSYLTFKGGTSLSKVYRLIDRFSEDIDLSIERDFFGFGTPHNPENAPSKKKQNLIIENLSQACTNYVQNELLSELTNAIGAQLGTNKGWRLHADSDDPDSKTLLFEYQSKKSNADYIRPIVKIEIGARSEHWPISDHTIHSYTKEALKERVHEPETKVRVLNAERTFWEKATILHQYAHLPEDKRIPPRISRHFYDFFRLLNSPTKKKALEESALLEIVANHKSIYFASGWANYGTARKGTLKLVPSPRVLKELQKDYSLMESMLFREVPAWELILKTVGEFENEFNNFHSNY
- a CDS encoding hypothetical protein (Product derived from UniProtKB/Swiss-Prot:Q49117;EC number derived from UniProtKB/Swiss-Prot:Q49117;Uncharacterized oxidoreductase MexAM1_META1p0182); translated protein: MPKKLIGKVAIVTGGSKGIGASIAEELAEEGASVVVNYSTSKEEADAVVQSIERKGGRSIAIQANMRNQKDIDHLFLEAEKAFGKLDILINNAGFYEFAPLEAITVEHFHKHFDLNVLGLLLACQTAVKYFNQAGGSIVNISSLASKSWAPYATVYSATKAAVDSITKSLGCELGSRKIRVNAINPGIIETEGTQSSGIIESELRKKVEARTPLGRIGLPTDITKAAVFFASDDSAWITSETLVIAGGFR